A single window of Pogoniulus pusillus isolate bPogPus1 chromosome 11, bPogPus1.pri, whole genome shotgun sequence DNA harbors:
- the CPEB2 gene encoding cytoplasmic polyadenylation element-binding protein 2 isoform X2, producing MQDELLLGVTQQQPGSERLGSSPSSGHPPLGHPSSDFKPSLSPHQDLNKQQPQQQQPPPSQLSQKRKEFKQQQLSSPAQLGSSHPLNNHHPLDYHHHPPQQQQQFSHPTDKYQQQENRQQQQLQLLSAHPLEPPRTGDYSHHRPVSPAEQKGGADRGVSERLAPSCPGGSVSADPNVGVAAASCVNPPPSPHLQAKAKLPLMESPPNSHLLGSPGNLLPGGLGSGFSSLQSPEIPSPHHQSGGGSSSAASPPPPPLPGFGTPWSVQTSSPPPQQTQQPPVSSGGGGGQISAMPPPSPESETSFYPGIPSSINPAFFQSFSPVSPHNPCAGPFSSPFSAAAPPPPPQMNLPQQQQQQQQNRRSPVSPQLQHQHQAAAAAAAFLQQRNSYNHHQPLLKQSPWSNQSSGWSTGNISWGGMHGRDHRRTGNMGIPGTMNQISPLKKPFSGNVIAPPKFTRSTPSLTPKSWIEDNVFRTDNNSNTLLPLQDRNRMYDSLNMHSLENSLIDIMRAEHDPLKGRLSYPHPGTDNLLMLNGRSSLFPIDDGLLDDGHSDQVGVLNSPTCYSAHQNGERIERFSRKVFVGGLPPDIDEDEITASFRRFGPLVVDWPHKAESKSYFPPKGYAFLLFQEESSVQALIDACIEEDGKLYLCVSSPTIKDKPVQIRPWNLSDSDFVMDGSQPLDPRKTIFVGGVPRPLRAVELAMIMDRLYGGVCYAGIDTDPELKYPKGAGRVAFSNQQSYIAAISARFVQLQHGDIDKRVEVKPYVLDDQMCDECQGARCGGKFAPFFCANVTCLQYYCEFCWANIHSRAGREFHKPLVKEGADRPRQIHFRWN from the exons ATGCAGGATGAGCTGCTCCTGGGGGTGACACAGCAACAGCCAGGCAGcgagaggctgggcagcagcccttCATCAGGACACCCCCCTCTCGGCCACCCCTCCTCTGACTTTAAACCCAGTCTCAGCCCCCATCAGGATTTAAACAAGCAGCAACCGCAGCAGCAACAGCCGCCGCCTTCTCAGCTGAGCCAGAAGAGGAAAGAGtttaagcagcagcagctcagcagcccagcccagctcggCAGCAGCCACCCCCTGAATAACCACCACCCCCTAGACTATCATCACCAcccccctcagcagcagcagcagttcagccACCCCACTGACAAGtaccagcagcaggagaacaggcaacagcagcagctccagcttctcAGCGCTCACCCCCTGGAGCCGCCGCGAACGGGAGACTACTCGCACCACCGGCCCGTCAGCCCCGCCGAGCAGAAGGGCGGCGCGGACAGGGGGGTTTCAGAGCGGCTCGCCCCTTCCTGCCCGGGGGGATCGGTGTCCGCGGACCCCAATGTGGGGGTGGCCGCCGCCTCCTGCGTGAATCCGCCTCCGTCTCCTCATCTGCAGGCGAAAGCCAAGCTGCCCCTCATGGAGTCTCCCCCGAACAGCCACTTGCTGGGCAGCCCCGGGAACCTACTGCCCGGTGGGCTAGGCTCTGGCTttagcagcctgcagagcccggAGATCCCCAGCCCCCATCACCAGAGCGGGGGCGGCTCCTCCTCGGcggcttcccctcctcctccgccGCTGCCCGGCTTCGGCACCCCCTGGTCGGTACAGACCTCGTCGCCGCCTCCGCAGCAGACGCAGCAGCCTCCAGTCtccagcggcggcggcggcgggcagaTCAGCGCGATGCCACCCCCGAGCCCGGAATCCGAGACCAGCTTCTACCCGGGGATCCCGTCATCGATCAACCCCGCTTTCTTCCAGAGTTTCTCGCCAGTGTCGCCTCACAACCCCTGCGCCGGGCCCTTCAGCAGCCCTTTCTCGGCCGCcgcccccccgccgccgccgcagaTGAATttacctcagcagcagcagcagcaacagcaaaaccGGAGATCCCCTGTGagcccccagctccagcaccaacACCAGGCGgcggctgccgccgctgccttcctgcagcagagaaactcCTACAACCACCACCAG CCTCTCCTGAAGCAGTCACCCTGGAGCAATCAGAGTAgtggctggagcacaggaaatATATCCTGGGGAGGAATGCATGGCAGAGACCATCGTAGAACTGGAAACATGGGAATTCCAGGAACTATGAACCAGATCTCTCCCTTGAAGAAGCCCTTTTCTGGTAATGTCATAGCTCCTCCTAAATTTACTCGCTCTACTCCGTCACTGACACCAAAATCCTGGATTGAAGATAATGTTTTCCGAACTGACAACAACAGTAATACTCTGCTTCCTTTGCAG GATCGAAATAGAATGTATGACAGTCTGAATATGCACTCTTTGGAAAACTCCCTTATTGACATTATGAGAGCAGAGCATGATCCACTTAAAG gTCGCTTGAGTTATCCACATCCAGGGACTGACAATCTTCTGATGTTAAATG GCCGTTCTTCCCTCTTCCCAATAGATGATGGTTTGCTGGATGATGGTCATAGTGATCAAGTTGGAGTCTTGAATTCACCTACATGCTATTCAGCTCATCAGAATGGAGAAAGAATTGAGCGCTTTTCTCGCAAGGTGTTTGTTGGAGGTCTTCCACCAGATATTGATGAAG ATGAAATTACTGCTAGCTTCAGACGATTTGGACCTTTGGTAGTAGACTGGCCTCACAAAGCAGAAAGCAAGTCCTATTTTCCACCAAAAG gTTACGCATTCCTCCTGTTCCAAGAAGAGAGTTCTGTTCAGGCCCTGATTGATGCCTGCATTGAAGAAGATGGAAAGCTCTATCTATGTGTTTCCAGTCCTACTATCAAGGACAAGCCA GTTCAGATCCGTCCCTGGAATCTAAGTGATAGTGACTTTGTGATGGATGGTTCCCAGCCACTTGACCCTCGAAAAACAATTTTTGTTGGAGGAGTCCCTAGACCATTAAGAGCTG TGGAGCTGGCCATGATCATGGACCGTCTGTATGGTGGAGTTTGTTACGCAGGAATCGATACTGACCCTGAGCTGAAATACCCAAAAGGTGCTGGCCGCGTTGCTTTTTCCAATCAGCAGAGTTACATTGCTGCCATCAGTGCTCGGTTTGTTCAACTTCAGCATGGCGACATTGATAAACGA
- the CPEB2 gene encoding cytoplasmic polyadenylation element-binding protein 2 isoform X1 codes for MQDELLLGVTQQQPGSERLGSSPSSGHPPLGHPSSDFKPSLSPHQDLNKQQPQQQQPPPSQLSQKRKEFKQQQLSSPAQLGSSHPLNNHHPLDYHHHPPQQQQQFSHPTDKYQQQENRQQQQLQLLSAHPLEPPRTGDYSHHRPVSPAEQKGGADRGVSERLAPSCPGGSVSADPNVGVAAASCVNPPPSPHLQAKAKLPLMESPPNSHLLGSPGNLLPGGLGSGFSSLQSPEIPSPHHQSGGGSSSAASPPPPPLPGFGTPWSVQTSSPPPQQTQQPPVSSGGGGGQISAMPPPSPESETSFYPGIPSSINPAFFQSFSPVSPHNPCAGPFSSPFSAAAPPPPPQMNLPQQQQQQQQNRRSPVSPQLQHQHQAAAAAAAFLQQRNSYNHHQPLLKQSPWSNQSSGWSTGNISWGGMHGRDHRRTGNMGIPGTMNQISPLKKPFSGNVIAPPKFTRSTPSLTPKSWIEDNVFRTDNNSNTLLPLQDRNRMYDSLNMHSLENSLIDIMRAEHDPLKGRLSYPHPGTDNLLMLNARSYGRRRGRSSLFPIDDGLLDDGHSDQVGVLNSPTCYSAHQNGERIERFSRKVFVGGLPPDIDEDEITASFRRFGPLVVDWPHKAESKSYFPPKGYAFLLFQEESSVQALIDACIEEDGKLYLCVSSPTIKDKPVQIRPWNLSDSDFVMDGSQPLDPRKTIFVGGVPRPLRAVELAMIMDRLYGGVCYAGIDTDPELKYPKGAGRVAFSNQQSYIAAISARFVQLQHGDIDKRVEVKPYVLDDQMCDECQGARCGGKFAPFFCANVTCLQYYCEFCWANIHSRAGREFHKPLVKEGADRPRQIHFRWN; via the exons ATGCAGGATGAGCTGCTCCTGGGGGTGACACAGCAACAGCCAGGCAGcgagaggctgggcagcagcccttCATCAGGACACCCCCCTCTCGGCCACCCCTCCTCTGACTTTAAACCCAGTCTCAGCCCCCATCAGGATTTAAACAAGCAGCAACCGCAGCAGCAACAGCCGCCGCCTTCTCAGCTGAGCCAGAAGAGGAAAGAGtttaagcagcagcagctcagcagcccagcccagctcggCAGCAGCCACCCCCTGAATAACCACCACCCCCTAGACTATCATCACCAcccccctcagcagcagcagcagttcagccACCCCACTGACAAGtaccagcagcaggagaacaggcaacagcagcagctccagcttctcAGCGCTCACCCCCTGGAGCCGCCGCGAACGGGAGACTACTCGCACCACCGGCCCGTCAGCCCCGCCGAGCAGAAGGGCGGCGCGGACAGGGGGGTTTCAGAGCGGCTCGCCCCTTCCTGCCCGGGGGGATCGGTGTCCGCGGACCCCAATGTGGGGGTGGCCGCCGCCTCCTGCGTGAATCCGCCTCCGTCTCCTCATCTGCAGGCGAAAGCCAAGCTGCCCCTCATGGAGTCTCCCCCGAACAGCCACTTGCTGGGCAGCCCCGGGAACCTACTGCCCGGTGGGCTAGGCTCTGGCTttagcagcctgcagagcccggAGATCCCCAGCCCCCATCACCAGAGCGGGGGCGGCTCCTCCTCGGcggcttcccctcctcctccgccGCTGCCCGGCTTCGGCACCCCCTGGTCGGTACAGACCTCGTCGCCGCCTCCGCAGCAGACGCAGCAGCCTCCAGTCtccagcggcggcggcggcgggcagaTCAGCGCGATGCCACCCCCGAGCCCGGAATCCGAGACCAGCTTCTACCCGGGGATCCCGTCATCGATCAACCCCGCTTTCTTCCAGAGTTTCTCGCCAGTGTCGCCTCACAACCCCTGCGCCGGGCCCTTCAGCAGCCCTTTCTCGGCCGCcgcccccccgccgccgccgcagaTGAATttacctcagcagcagcagcagcaacagcaaaaccGGAGATCCCCTGTGagcccccagctccagcaccaacACCAGGCGgcggctgccgccgctgccttcctgcagcagagaaactcCTACAACCACCACCAG CCTCTCCTGAAGCAGTCACCCTGGAGCAATCAGAGTAgtggctggagcacaggaaatATATCCTGGGGAGGAATGCATGGCAGAGACCATCGTAGAACTGGAAACATGGGAATTCCAGGAACTATGAACCAGATCTCTCCCTTGAAGAAGCCCTTTTCTGGTAATGTCATAGCTCCTCCTAAATTTACTCGCTCTACTCCGTCACTGACACCAAAATCCTGGATTGAAGATAATGTTTTCCGAACTGACAACAACAGTAATACTCTGCTTCCTTTGCAG GATCGAAATAGAATGTATGACAGTCTGAATATGCACTCTTTGGAAAACTCCCTTATTGACATTATGAGAGCAGAGCATGATCCACTTAAAG gTCGCTTGAGTTATCCACATCCAGGGACTGACAATCTTCTGATGTTAAATG CGAGGAGTTATGGGCGAAGACGAG GCCGTTCTTCCCTCTTCCCAATAGATGATGGTTTGCTGGATGATGGTCATAGTGATCAAGTTGGAGTCTTGAATTCACCTACATGCTATTCAGCTCATCAGAATGGAGAAAGAATTGAGCGCTTTTCTCGCAAGGTGTTTGTTGGAGGTCTTCCACCAGATATTGATGAAG ATGAAATTACTGCTAGCTTCAGACGATTTGGACCTTTGGTAGTAGACTGGCCTCACAAAGCAGAAAGCAAGTCCTATTTTCCACCAAAAG gTTACGCATTCCTCCTGTTCCAAGAAGAGAGTTCTGTTCAGGCCCTGATTGATGCCTGCATTGAAGAAGATGGAAAGCTCTATCTATGTGTTTCCAGTCCTACTATCAAGGACAAGCCA GTTCAGATCCGTCCCTGGAATCTAAGTGATAGTGACTTTGTGATGGATGGTTCCCAGCCACTTGACCCTCGAAAAACAATTTTTGTTGGAGGAGTCCCTAGACCATTAAGAGCTG TGGAGCTGGCCATGATCATGGACCGTCTGTATGGTGGAGTTTGTTACGCAGGAATCGATACTGACCCTGAGCTGAAATACCCAAAAGGTGCTGGCCGCGTTGCTTTTTCCAATCAGCAGAGTTACATTGCTGCCATCAGTGCTCGGTTTGTTCAACTTCAGCATGGCGACATTGATAAACGA
- the CPEB2 gene encoding cytoplasmic polyadenylation element-binding protein 2 isoform X3: protein MQDELLLGVTQQQPGSERLGSSPSSGHPPLGHPSSDFKPSLSPHQDLNKQQPQQQQPPPSQLSQKRKEFKQQQLSSPAQLGSSHPLNNHHPLDYHHHPPQQQQQFSHPTDKYQQQENRQQQQLQLLSAHPLEPPRTGDYSHHRPVSPAEQKGGADRGVSERLAPSCPGGSVSADPNVGVAAASCVNPPPSPHLQAKAKLPLMESPPNSHLLGSPGNLLPGGLGSGFSSLQSPEIPSPHHQSGGGSSSAASPPPPPLPGFGTPWSVQTSSPPPQQTQQPPVSSGGGGGQISAMPPPSPESETSFYPGIPSSINPAFFQSFSPVSPHNPCAGPFSSPFSAAAPPPPPQMNLPQQQQQQQQNRRSPVSPQLQHQHQAAAAAAAFLQQRNSYNHHQPLLKQSPWSNQSSGWSTGNISWGGMHGRDHRRTGNMGIPGTMNQISPLKKPFSGNVIAPPKFTRSTPSLTPKSWIEDNVFRTDNNSNTLLPLQDRNRMYDSLNMHSLENSLIDIMRAEHDPLKGRSSLFPIDDGLLDDGHSDQVGVLNSPTCYSAHQNGERIERFSRKVFVGGLPPDIDEDEITASFRRFGPLVVDWPHKAESKSYFPPKGYAFLLFQEESSVQALIDACIEEDGKLYLCVSSPTIKDKPVQIRPWNLSDSDFVMDGSQPLDPRKTIFVGGVPRPLRAVELAMIMDRLYGGVCYAGIDTDPELKYPKGAGRVAFSNQQSYIAAISARFVQLQHGDIDKRVEVKPYVLDDQMCDECQGARCGGKFAPFFCANVTCLQYYCEFCWANIHSRAGREFHKPLVKEGADRPRQIHFRWN from the exons ATGCAGGATGAGCTGCTCCTGGGGGTGACACAGCAACAGCCAGGCAGcgagaggctgggcagcagcccttCATCAGGACACCCCCCTCTCGGCCACCCCTCCTCTGACTTTAAACCCAGTCTCAGCCCCCATCAGGATTTAAACAAGCAGCAACCGCAGCAGCAACAGCCGCCGCCTTCTCAGCTGAGCCAGAAGAGGAAAGAGtttaagcagcagcagctcagcagcccagcccagctcggCAGCAGCCACCCCCTGAATAACCACCACCCCCTAGACTATCATCACCAcccccctcagcagcagcagcagttcagccACCCCACTGACAAGtaccagcagcaggagaacaggcaacagcagcagctccagcttctcAGCGCTCACCCCCTGGAGCCGCCGCGAACGGGAGACTACTCGCACCACCGGCCCGTCAGCCCCGCCGAGCAGAAGGGCGGCGCGGACAGGGGGGTTTCAGAGCGGCTCGCCCCTTCCTGCCCGGGGGGATCGGTGTCCGCGGACCCCAATGTGGGGGTGGCCGCCGCCTCCTGCGTGAATCCGCCTCCGTCTCCTCATCTGCAGGCGAAAGCCAAGCTGCCCCTCATGGAGTCTCCCCCGAACAGCCACTTGCTGGGCAGCCCCGGGAACCTACTGCCCGGTGGGCTAGGCTCTGGCTttagcagcctgcagagcccggAGATCCCCAGCCCCCATCACCAGAGCGGGGGCGGCTCCTCCTCGGcggcttcccctcctcctccgccGCTGCCCGGCTTCGGCACCCCCTGGTCGGTACAGACCTCGTCGCCGCCTCCGCAGCAGACGCAGCAGCCTCCAGTCtccagcggcggcggcggcgggcagaTCAGCGCGATGCCACCCCCGAGCCCGGAATCCGAGACCAGCTTCTACCCGGGGATCCCGTCATCGATCAACCCCGCTTTCTTCCAGAGTTTCTCGCCAGTGTCGCCTCACAACCCCTGCGCCGGGCCCTTCAGCAGCCCTTTCTCGGCCGCcgcccccccgccgccgccgcagaTGAATttacctcagcagcagcagcagcaacagcaaaaccGGAGATCCCCTGTGagcccccagctccagcaccaacACCAGGCGgcggctgccgccgctgccttcctgcagcagagaaactcCTACAACCACCACCAG CCTCTCCTGAAGCAGTCACCCTGGAGCAATCAGAGTAgtggctggagcacaggaaatATATCCTGGGGAGGAATGCATGGCAGAGACCATCGTAGAACTGGAAACATGGGAATTCCAGGAACTATGAACCAGATCTCTCCCTTGAAGAAGCCCTTTTCTGGTAATGTCATAGCTCCTCCTAAATTTACTCGCTCTACTCCGTCACTGACACCAAAATCCTGGATTGAAGATAATGTTTTCCGAACTGACAACAACAGTAATACTCTGCTTCCTTTGCAG GATCGAAATAGAATGTATGACAGTCTGAATATGCACTCTTTGGAAAACTCCCTTATTGACATTATGAGAGCAGAGCATGATCCACTTAAAG GCCGTTCTTCCCTCTTCCCAATAGATGATGGTTTGCTGGATGATGGTCATAGTGATCAAGTTGGAGTCTTGAATTCACCTACATGCTATTCAGCTCATCAGAATGGAGAAAGAATTGAGCGCTTTTCTCGCAAGGTGTTTGTTGGAGGTCTTCCACCAGATATTGATGAAG ATGAAATTACTGCTAGCTTCAGACGATTTGGACCTTTGGTAGTAGACTGGCCTCACAAAGCAGAAAGCAAGTCCTATTTTCCACCAAAAG gTTACGCATTCCTCCTGTTCCAAGAAGAGAGTTCTGTTCAGGCCCTGATTGATGCCTGCATTGAAGAAGATGGAAAGCTCTATCTATGTGTTTCCAGTCCTACTATCAAGGACAAGCCA GTTCAGATCCGTCCCTGGAATCTAAGTGATAGTGACTTTGTGATGGATGGTTCCCAGCCACTTGACCCTCGAAAAACAATTTTTGTTGGAGGAGTCCCTAGACCATTAAGAGCTG TGGAGCTGGCCATGATCATGGACCGTCTGTATGGTGGAGTTTGTTACGCAGGAATCGATACTGACCCTGAGCTGAAATACCCAAAAGGTGCTGGCCGCGTTGCTTTTTCCAATCAGCAGAGTTACATTGCTGCCATCAGTGCTCGGTTTGTTCAACTTCAGCATGGCGACATTGATAAACGA